A genomic window from Antedon mediterranea chromosome 4, ecAntMedi1.1, whole genome shotgun sequence includes:
- the LOC140047572 gene encoding uncharacterized protein, with protein sequence MANTTLKSFLAIYLLYEEDSDGDDEDDQRIAVCAVLLKSTSGRRPRHRQMFYIENVIHTFRLDEFKTFFRVCRSSVDILLEWISRTCQDEHIAGITERESTGGMPQVPLEKRVLVLLWYLASLDKYSSIADRFGLSESTACDATRTLANFISQHLLDKIIQWPSQNECIEISSIYRELKHFDGVVGMIDGTHIPIKQPSERGTDYYNRKDFYSVVLQAVVREDMQFTNVYTGWPGKVHDSRVFRNSPLFEIGPQLCNGNRHILGDSAYPNLVWCLVPFRDDGHLTPAQRRYNKTHASIRSVVERAFGLLKGRFVRLRYIDQRHIRTIVTTILSACVLHNICILNNDEFQEILEGEHVVPEFGDGHEAAVKRLTIARNLLQKD encoded by the exons ATGGCGAACACAACACTTAAATCGTTTTTGGCAATTTATTTGTTGTACGAAGAAGATAGTGATGGCGATGATGAGGACGATCAGCGTATTGCCGTCTGTGCTGTTTTACTAAAGTCAAC ATCAGGTAGGAGACCTCGCCACCGGCAGATGTTTTATATAGAGAATGTCATACATACATTTAGACTGGATGAGTTTAAAACATTCTTTCGTGTATGTCGAAGCAGTGTGGACATCTTACTGGAATGGATTAGTCGTACCTGCCAAGATGAACATATCGCAGGAATTACTGAAAGAGAGTCAACAGGAGGAATGCCACAGGTACCCTTAGAAAAGAGAGTTTTAGTGTTGTTGTGGTATTTGGCCAGCTTGGATAAATATTCATCGATAGCAGATAGATTTGGATTGAGTGAAAGTACTGCTTGTGATGCCACAAGAACACTAGCTAACTTTATATCCCAGCATCTGTTGGATAAGATTATACAGTGGCCCTCCCAGAATGAATGCATAGAAATCTCCAGCATATATAGAGAGTTGAAACATTTTGACGGTGTTGTTGGGATGATAGACGGAACACACATACCAATTAAGCAACCTTCTGAACGTGGCACAGACTACTATAATAGGAAAGACTTCTACTCTGTAGTTCTACAAGCAGTGGTAAGAGAAGACATGCAATTTACTAATGTTTACACAGGATGGCCTGGAAAGGTTCACGATTCAAGAGTTTTCAGAAATTCGCCTCTCTTTGAAATTGGTCCCCAACTCTGCAATGGAAACCGACATATTCTAGGTGACTCTGCTTACCCAAACCTTGTTTGGTGTCTTGTTCCTTTTCGGGATGATGGGCATTTAACCCCAGCTCAAAGAAGATATAATAAGACTCATGCTAGTATCAGGAGTGTTGTGGAGCGTGCATTTGGCCTTTTGAAAGGCCGGTTTGTACGTCTTCGCTACATTGATCAAAGGCACATCAGAACAATTGTAACAACAATTTTATCTGCTTGTGTTCTGCATAACATATGTATTTTGAACAATGATGAATTTCAAGAGATTCTAGAAGGTGAACATGTGGTGCCAGAATTTGGTGATGGACATGAAGCAGCTGTCAAGAGATTGACAATAGCTAGAAATTTGTTACAGAAGGATTAA